One Miscanthus floridulus cultivar M001 chromosome 11, ASM1932011v1, whole genome shotgun sequence DNA window includes the following coding sequences:
- the LOC136491968 gene encoding uncharacterized protein, whose amino-acid sequence MAPFGPWADIPPKPLALVGNGLHLLEFYCRARGVCTAWRAALPPPVPSLVIVTIPPPGASSLYRHFPEVFALFLPAERLFPLTTFRRGSLCVGSSNGWLAVDARSCSLGIYLVSRLSGGKEIRLLPLRNDNKPVPKIVFAPNPKPDDYVAIAICDLRRLAYTKTRDMKWMILDVAIGERDKLIDLAYDTDDGKVYCVTLLGDVHVLHIPRRQRRRPIVEPLLAERAGLPFDPAAAYAPPYDTVSKFTGVKNVFFFGGNLYQVWRNVMKDDIFVLKYNPERRPCWDAVTNLGGYSVFVGKNHPVVLQPKDAPGVTANCVYWINERSRNEPMVFDMVTRTSTLHPSAAKAMSPSFEPVCCWYFLDDKITEVQDNGRKRRQSIDHCEQVSKTSRKAH is encoded by the coding sequence ATGGCGCCGTTCGGTCCTTGGGCGGATATTCCCCCGAAGCCCCTCGCCCTCGTCGGCAATGGCCTCCACCTGCTAGAATTCTACTGTCGTGCCCGCGGCGTCTGCACGGCGTGGCGCGCCGCCCTCCCGCCTCCAGTCCCTTCGCTCGTCATCGTCACCATCCCACCACCCGGCGCTTCTTCCCTCTACCGGCACTTCCCGGAGGTGTTCGCCCTGTTCCTGCCGGCGGAGCGATTGTTCCCCCTCACCACGTTTCGACGTGGCAGCCTTTGCGTCGGCTCGAGCAACGGTTGGTTGGCCGTCGACGCTCGCTCCTGCAGCCTGGGGATCTACCTCGTGAGCCGTCTCTCGGGCGGCAAGGAGATCCGTCTCCTCCCGCTGAGGAACGACAACAAGCCTGTGCCAAAGATCGTGTTCGCGCCAAACCCCAAGCCTGATGACTATGTTGCCATTGCTATCTGCGACCTGCGTCGGCTAGCCTACACCAAGACACGGGACATGAAGTGGATGATCCTCGACGTTGCCATTGGGGAGAGGGACAAGCTCATCGACCTGGCCTACGACACCGACGACGGCAAGGTCTACTGCGTCACCTTGTTGGGAGACGTGCACGTGCTCCACATCCCCCGGCGACAGCGACGGAGGCCCATCGTTGAACCCTTGCTGGCCGAGCGCGCCGGCCTCCCGTTCGACCCCGCCGCCGCCTACGCCCCGCCCTACGACACCGTGTCCAAGTTCACAGGCGTCAAGAATGTCTTCTTCTTCGGCGGTAACTTGTACCAGGTGTGGCGGAACGTGATGAAAGACGACATCTTCGTCCTCAAGTACAACCCCGAGCGCCGGCCATGCTGGGACGCGGTGACGAACCTGGGAGGCTACTCGGTGTTCGTCGGCAAGAACCATCCCGTGGTGCTGCAACCAAAGGATGCGCCAGGGGTGACGGCCAACTGCGTGTACTGGATCAATGAGCGGTCGAGGAATGAGCCCATGGTGTTCGACATGGTCACCAGGACCTCGACACTTCACCCTTCCGCCGCCAAAGCAATGTCTCCCTCGTTCGAACCAGTCTGCTGCTGGTACTTCTTGGATGACAAGATTACAGAGGTCCAAGACAATGGAAGAAAACGACGTCAAAGTATAGATCATTGCGAGCAGGTCTCCAAGACTAGTCGGAAGGCTCACTAG
- the LOC136491969 gene encoding uncharacterized protein, which yields MLVAGKGGECRWKECAPKTGVTSWDEVNVLKRNSDDVGWEYGFLVDANNKDKVECKKSTQEAKDKCKKSLEDSKRKRKEQAARELELREEVNVSWVGTEDDEVICVGTIPFNACDNDEFKQMCEAIGQFGSRLEPPSLRDLRESLLDEEYARTKSLLQEHEAEKVKNGFVSSKEMSDVSHTSEVIFELVDKAIEDIGPDDVVQVVTDNASNNMGAKKLLLEKRPNIF from the exons ATGCTTGTTGCAGGAAAGGGTGGAG AATGTCGGTGGAAAGAATGTGCTCCTAAAACTGGTGTTACATCTTGGGATGAGGTGAATGTCCTAAAAAGGAATTCAGATGATGTGGGATGGGAGTATGGGTTTCTAGTGGACGCAAAcaacaaggacaaggtggagtgCAA GAAGAGCACACAAGAGGCTAAAGACAAGTGCAAGAAATCACTAGAAGATTCAAAAAGGAAGAGGAAGGAGCAGGCTGCTCGTGAACTAGAGCTTAGAGAAGAAGTGAATGTTTCTTGGGTTGGAACAGAGGATGATGAAGTGATTTGTGTTGGAA CCATACCATTCAATGCTTGTGACAATGATGAGTTCAAGCAAATGTGTGAAGCAATTGGACAGTTTGGTTCTAGACTTGAACCTCCATCTCTACGTGATCTACGAGAGAGTTTgctagatgaagaatatgcaagaaCCAAGAGTTTGCTACAAGAACATGAGGCTGAGAAGGTGAAGAATGG TTTTGTCAGCTCAAAAGAGATGTCAGATGTGTCACACACAAGTGAAGTCATATTTGAACTAGTGGACAAAGCAATTGAAGACATTGGTCCAGATGATGTGGTGCAAGTAGTGACAGACAATGCTTCTAACAATATGGGAGCAAAGAAGCTATTGCTTGAGAAGAGACCAAACATCTTTTAG